A genomic stretch from Hoplias malabaricus isolate fHopMal1 chromosome 4, fHopMal1.hap1, whole genome shotgun sequence includes:
- the LOC136694213 gene encoding zinc finger protein 665-like isoform X1, which yields MLRSGEIKCEVMEDRSSISQETSLATPHIHTSDRKNRNSKHKRKTYDCVECGKSFTQQSNLQTHQRIHKGEKPYHCSECGMSFTRRGHLQNHQRIHTGEKPYHCSACGKRFTRQGHLHYHQRIHTGEKPYHCLECGMSFTQQRHLEIHKRIHTGEKPYHCSECGKSFTQQGHLQTHQHIHTGEKPYHCSECGMSFTQQGNLKTHQHIHKGEKPYHCPKCGKGFTQQGSLQSHQCIHTGEKTYHCSECGKSFTHRSALQKHQRIHTGEKPYHCSECGMSFTVQRSLQTHQCIHTGEKPYYCSECGKSFTHQNSLRYHLHIHTGEKPYSCSECGMNFTQLSALQKHQRIHTGEKPYHCSECGKSFTHKNSLRYHLRIHTGEKPYHCSECGMNFTQQCSLKTHQHIHTGEKPYYCSQCGKGFTQQGSLLTHQRIHTGEKPYHCSECGKSFTQQSSVQKHHCINPEHKHSEIWI from the coding sequence ATGTTGCGATCAGGAGAGATTAAATGTGAGGTTATGGAAGATAGAAGCTCCATTTCTCAGGAAACATCCTTGGCTACTCCCCACATTCACACATCTGACAGAAAAAATCGGAATAGTAAACACAAACGGAAAACTTATGATTGTGTagaatgtgggaagagttttactcaacagagtaatctccaaacacaccagcgcattcacaaaggagagaaaccgtatcactgttcagaatgtgggatgagttttactaGACGGGGTCATCTCCAAaatcaccagcgcattcacacaggagagaaaccctatCACTGTTCAGCATGTGGAAAAAGGTTTACTAGACAGGGTCATCTCCATTACCATCAGcgtattcacacaggagagaaaccatatcattgTTTAGAGTGTGGAATGAGTTTTACTCAGCAGCGTCATCTCGAAATACACaaacgcattcacacaggagagaaaccatatcattgttcagagtgtggaaagagttttactcaacagggtcatctccaaacacaccagcacattcacacaggagagaaaccgtatcactgttcagagtgtgggatgagttttactcaacagggtaATCTCAAGACACatcaacacattcacaaaggagagaaaccatatcactgtCCAAAATGTGGGAAGGGTTTTACTCAACAAGGTAGTCTCCAAAGCCACCagtgcattcacacaggagagaaaacatatcactgttcagaatgtgggaagagttttactcaccGGAGtgctctccaaaaacaccagcgcattcacacaggagagaaaccttaccactgttcagagtgtgggatgagttttactgtacaaCGTAGTCTACAAACACACCagtgcattcacacaggagagaaaccctattattgttcagagtgtgggaagagttttactcaccaGAATTCTCTCCGTTACCATCTAcatattcacacaggagagaaaccatattcctgttcagagtgtgggatgaacTTTACTCAATTGAGTGCTcttcaaaaacaccagcgcattcacacaggagagaaaccgtatcactgttcagagtgtgggaagagttttactcacaAGAATTCTCTCCGTTACCATCtacgcattcacacaggagagaaaccatatcactgttcagagtgtgggatgaacTTTACTCAACAGTGCAGCctcaaaacacaccaacacattcacacaggagagaaaccgtattacTGTTCACAGTGTGGAAAGggttttactcaacagggtaGTCTCCTAACACAccaacgcattcacacaggagagaaaccgtatcactgttcagagtgtgggaagagttttactcaacagagttCTGTCCAGAAACATCACTGCATTAATCCAGAACACAAGCATTCAGAGATTTGGATCTAA